From the Actinomycetota bacterium genome, one window contains:
- a CDS encoding MogA/MoaB family molybdenum cofactor biosynthesis protein, protein MTVYRVAILTVSDKGSRGEREDLSGAALEEAVLARGWSVEVREVVPDEEEAIAERLVRYCDELKVDLVLTTGGTGLSPRDVTPEATRRVIEREAPGFAEAMRAASLARTPHAMLSRAVSGLRSSTLIVNLPGSPRGARENLEVIMPALPHGLDKLRGDGGECAVP, encoded by the coding sequence ATGACGGTATACCGGGTGGCGATACTCACGGTGAGCGACAAGGGCTCGCGTGGAGAGCGGGAGGACCTCTCGGGCGCGGCCCTGGAGGAGGCCGTCCTCGCCCGGGGATGGAGCGTGGAGGTCCGCGAGGTCGTCCCCGACGAGGAGGAGGCCATCGCGGAGCGCCTGGTGCGTTACTGCGACGAGCTCAAGGTGGACCTGGTCCTCACCACCGGGGGCACGGGCCTGAGTCCCCGGGACGTGACCCCGGAGGCCACGCGCCGCGTCATCGAGAGAGAGGCGCCGGGCTTCGCCGAGGCCATGCGCGCCGCCTCCCTGGCCAGAACCCCCCACGCCATGCTCTCTCGCGCCGTGAGCGGCCTGCGCTCCTCCACCCTCATCGTGAACCTCCCGGGAAGTCCCCGCGGGGCGCGCGAGAACCTGGAGGTCATCATGCCCGCCCTCCCCCACGGCCTGGACAAGCTGCGCGGCGACGGCGGGGAGTGCGCCGTCCCGTGA
- a CDS encoding DUF5318 family protein, with protein sequence MRSVATTVDYTLRKRSVLRDYRCGRLSVYDVCDAHPEIRRIATNVGETTSCLCPVCRKHNLRLLNFVYGNELDGDNGRVFPTEVVFDGLRKRYRDFTCYVVEVCIGCSWNHLVRSISFKNAGGG encoded by the coding sequence ATGAGAAGCGTGGCGACGACGGTGGATTACACTCTGCGCAAGCGCTCCGTGCTGCGCGACTACCGCTGCGGGCGCCTCTCGGTCTACGACGTCTGCGACGCCCATCCCGAGATCCGCCGCATCGCCACCAACGTGGGCGAGACCACCTCGTGCCTCTGCCCGGTCTGCCGCAAGCATAACCTGCGCCTGCTCAACTTCGTCTACGGCAACGAGCTCGACGGGGACAACGGCCGCGTGTTTCCCACCGAGGTGGTCTTCGACGGGCTGAGGAAACGCTACCGCGACTTCACCTGCTACGTGGTGGAGGTGTGCATAGGTTGCAGCTGGAACCACCTGGTGCGCAGCATCAGCTTCAAGAACGCCGGAGGTGGCTAA
- a CDS encoding Nramp family divalent metal transporter, with amino-acid sequence MPAREGRRKRRLTRRELLLFLAVLGPGIIVNMVDTDAGGIATYSVSGARYGYDLLWVLTVTAVFLALIQEVIVRLGTVTGRGLAALIRERFSLRLTALVMLALLFTNFANTVSNFAGLAASLQLFHLPPLLAIPPLAFAVWWLVVKGTYKRVEKIFLVVSLVYIAYFVSAFLAGPDWSEVGRSLVVPRLSMETPYLVLAVTNIGTTIAPWMLFYQQSSIVDKGLDADKLAYERADTLVGVFFAVVVGMFIIICCAAAFYYKPGVGAVNITSAEEAAAGLAPVAGGYASYLFAFGLFAASLFAASILPLTTAYTVCEAFGWEATIDRPYREAPQFYLTYTLFIAGSALLVMIPRINLVFIMVASQTLNGILLPVIVTFMMILVNDRELMGEYANSPRFNAVMWTVTVFLYLVNLAMIVSTFIPSG; translated from the coding sequence ATGCCCGCCAGGGAGGGGCGCAGGAAAAGGAGGCTGACCCGCCGGGAACTGCTGCTGTTCCTGGCCGTGCTCGGCCCCGGCATCATCGTGAACATGGTGGACACCGATGCCGGGGGCATCGCCACCTATTCCGTTTCCGGCGCCCGCTACGGGTATGACCTCCTCTGGGTCCTCACCGTCACCGCCGTCTTTCTCGCCCTCATCCAGGAGGTCATCGTGCGCCTGGGGACGGTCACCGGCAGGGGCCTGGCCGCCCTGATCAGGGAGCGCTTTTCGCTGCGCCTTACCGCTCTGGTGATGCTCGCCCTTCTCTTCACCAACTTCGCCAACACCGTCTCCAACTTCGCCGGGCTGGCCGCCAGCCTGCAGCTCTTCCACCTCCCTCCCCTGCTGGCCATACCCCCCCTCGCCTTCGCGGTGTGGTGGCTGGTGGTCAAGGGGACCTACAAGCGGGTGGAGAAGATCTTTTTGGTGGTGAGCCTGGTCTACATAGCCTATTTCGTCTCCGCCTTCCTGGCCGGGCCGGACTGGTCCGAGGTGGGGCGCTCGCTGGTGGTCCCCAGGCTGAGCATGGAGACGCCCTACCTCGTGCTGGCGGTGACCAACATCGGCACCACCATCGCCCCCTGGATGCTCTTCTACCAGCAGTCCTCCATCGTGGACAAGGGACTGGACGCGGATAAGCTGGCCTACGAGCGCGCCGACACCCTGGTGGGGGTGTTCTTCGCCGTGGTGGTGGGGATGTTCATCATCATCTGCTGCGCCGCCGCCTTCTATTACAAGCCCGGGGTGGGCGCCGTCAACATCACCTCCGCCGAGGAGGCGGCCGCCGGGCTTGCTCCGGTGGCGGGGGGTTATGCCTCCTACCTCTTCGCCTTCGGCCTCTTCGCCGCCTCCCTTTTCGCCGCCTCCATCCTTCCCCTCACCACCGCTTACACGGTGTGCGAGGCCTTCGGCTGGGAGGCGACCATCGACCGCCCCTACCGCGAGGCGCCCCAGTTCTACCTCACCTACACCCTGTTCATAGCGGGTAGCGCCCTGCTGGTGATGATCCCCCGCATCAACCTGGTCTTCATCATGGTGGCCTCCCAGACCCTGAACGGCATCCTGCTGCCGGTGATCGTGACCTTCATGATGATCCTGGTGAACGACCGCGAGTTGATGGGAGAATATGCCAATTCACCGCGTTTCAACGCCGTGATGTGGACGGTGACGGTGTTTCTCTACCTCGTAAACCTGGCCATGATCGTGTCCACTTTTATACCATCCGGATAA
- a CDS encoding RsbRD N-terminal domain-containing protein — MLTRRFVKMIETRADKVAKLWLKEVRQSKYTPTYHHFPEEILFERAMAVYERLGYWLSPETKQEEIRHFYMNLGQRRYQEGFRLEEVIMALILLKRYLWLEVLSEGLTQTNLELYQALELNNQVVLYFDRAVYYTTLGYMEALDAARASG; from the coding sequence GTGCTGACCAGACGATTCGTTAAAATGATCGAGACCAGGGCGGACAAGGTGGCCAAACTCTGGTTGAAGGAAGTCAGGCAGTCCAAATACACTCCCACCTACCACCACTTTCCCGAGGAAATCCTCTTCGAGCGGGCCATGGCGGTCTACGAGCGACTGGGGTACTGGTTGAGTCCGGAGACCAAGCAGGAGGAGATAAGGCACTTCTATATGAACCTGGGACAGCGCCGCTACCAGGAGGGGTTCCGGCTCGAGGAAGTGATCATGGCCCTCATCCTCCTCAAGCGGTACCTCTGGCTGGAGGTGCTCTCGGAGGGGCTCACCCAGACCAATCTCGAGCTCTATCAGGCCCTGGAGCTCAACAACCAGGTGGTCCTCTACTTCGACCGCGCCGTCTACTACACCACCCTCGGTTACATGGAAGCCCTGGATGCCGCCAGGGCCTCGGGTTGA
- a CDS encoding CooT family nickel-binding protein, with product MCESHAYLLEGEEERLVMEDVISIREEGGKVILSNIIGEESTLEAEVASITLLEHKVLLKPTA from the coding sequence ATGTGCGAATCCCACGCCTATCTTCTGGAGGGCGAGGAAGAGCGGCTGGTCATGGAGGACGTGATAAGCATCCGGGAGGAAGGGGGCAAGGTGATCCTCTCCAACATCATCGGGGAGGAGAGCACCCTCGAGGCCGAGGTCGCCTCCATCACCCTGCTGGAGCACAAGGTCCTGCTCAAGCCGACGGCTTAG
- a CDS encoding histidine phosphatase family protein, whose amino-acid sequence MDLVLVRHGETEYNRADVFRGRVDLPLNERGREQAEAAARYLEGECFEAFYSSPLARSMQTARAIAARHGAEVEALDLFLDVDYGEWSGKSVDEIRETWPEEFAAWSDDPEKAVFPGGESVREVRERLRRGLEWLSSRHAGKVLVVGHKLINRLVICIVLDLPTRGIWRVEQSNGAINVITRGERGWVLRRMNDVAHLRGLESNDQQT is encoded by the coding sequence TTGGACCTCGTGCTGGTAAGACACGGAGAGACGGAATACAACCGCGCGGACGTCTTCCGCGGCCGCGTCGATCTCCCGCTGAACGAACGGGGACGGGAGCAGGCGGAGGCGGCGGCGCGCTACCTGGAGGGCGAGTGCTTCGAGGCCTTCTACTCCAGCCCCCTTGCCCGTTCCATGCAGACCGCCCGCGCCATCGCCGCGCGGCACGGGGCGGAGGTGGAGGCCCTCGACCTCTTCCTCGACGTCGATTACGGCGAGTGGAGCGGAAAGAGCGTCGACGAGATCAGGGAGACCTGGCCGGAGGAGTTCGCGGCCTGGTCCGATGACCCCGAGAAGGCCGTCTTCCCGGGCGGCGAATCGGTGCGGGAAGTGAGGGAAAGGCTGCGCCGGGGGCTGGAGTGGCTCTCCTCCCGCCATGCGGGAAAGGTGCTGGTGGTGGGGCACAAGCTCATCAACCGCCTGGTCATCTGCATCGTCCTCGACCTGCCCACGCGGGGCATCTGGAGGGTGGAGCAGTCCAACGGGGCGATCAACGTCATCACCCGCGGGGAGCGGGGATGGGTGTTGCGGCGCATGAACGACGTGGCCCACCTCCGCGGCCTGGAGAGCAACGACCAGCAGACTTAA
- the moaC gene encoding cyclic pyranopterin monophosphate synthase MoaC translates to MVDVSAKQVTAREAVAQATVTMRRSTLELITGGGIEKGDVLAVAQVAGIMAAKKASEIIPMCHPIAITGVDLEFKVDEEASAITAVVTARTRDRTGIEMEALTGAAVAALTIYDMCKAVDRDMAVTEVKLLFKTGGKSGTYRREE, encoded by the coding sequence ATGGTGGACGTGTCGGCCAAGCAGGTCACCGCGCGGGAGGCGGTGGCCCAGGCCACCGTGACCATGCGGAGGTCCACCCTCGAGCTCATCACGGGCGGCGGGATCGAGAAGGGTGACGTGCTGGCGGTGGCCCAGGTGGCGGGGATCATGGCCGCCAAGAAGGCCAGCGAGATCATCCCCATGTGCCACCCCATCGCCATCACCGGGGTGGACCTGGAGTTCAAGGTGGACGAGGAGGCCTCCGCCATCACCGCCGTGGTCACCGCCCGGACCCGGGACCGCACCGGGATCGAGATGGAAGCCCTCACCGGGGCCGCGGTGGCGGCCCTCACCATCTATGACATGTGCAAGGCGGTGGACCGCGACATGGCGGTCACCGAGGTTAAGCTGCTCTTCAAGACCGGCGGCAAGTCGGGGACGTACCGGCGGGAAGAGTAA
- the moaA gene encoding GTP 3',8-cyclase MoaA — translation MTSLKDPYARKIDYLRLAVTDRCNLRCVYCMPPEGVPHLDHAEVLTYEEIVRVLGVAVEAGISKLRLTGGEPLVRKDLEHLVSEVASLRPSLDLSLTTNGTLLADQAERLADAGLRRVNISIDSLREETYRSLTRTGRLGDALRGLEAALAAGMDPVKVNVVVLPHLPEELEDFVSLVRRLPVHVRFIEYMSPCGVVDGSYYVPAERIREALERHGELRRCEPPRGAGPARYFRLPGARGTIGFISPVSSHFCPQCNRLRLTADGKLKPCLFSPSETDLLAIMREGGSDADILAALQASLAAKPRDHGGLASGAPGRTMSQIGG, via the coding sequence ATGACCTCCCTTAAAGACCCCTACGCCAGGAAGATCGATTACCTGCGGCTGGCGGTCACCGACCGCTGCAACCTGCGCTGCGTCTACTGCATGCCCCCCGAGGGGGTGCCCCACCTCGACCACGCCGAGGTCCTCACCTACGAGGAGATCGTGCGCGTGCTCGGGGTCGCGGTGGAGGCGGGCATCAGCAAGCTGCGCCTCACGGGAGGCGAGCCCCTGGTGCGCAAGGACCTCGAGCACCTGGTGAGCGAGGTGGCGTCCCTGCGCCCCTCCCTCGACCTCTCCCTCACCACCAACGGCACCCTCCTCGCGGACCAGGCGGAAAGGCTGGCCGACGCGGGCCTGCGCCGGGTGAACATCAGCATCGACTCCCTGCGCGAGGAGACCTACCGTTCCCTGACGCGCACCGGCAGGCTGGGCGACGCCCTGCGAGGCCTGGAGGCCGCCCTGGCGGCGGGCATGGACCCAGTGAAGGTCAACGTGGTGGTGCTGCCCCACCTCCCCGAAGAGCTGGAGGATTTCGTGTCCCTGGTGCGGCGCCTCCCGGTGCATGTGAGGTTCATAGAATACATGAGCCCCTGCGGGGTGGTCGACGGCAGCTATTACGTGCCCGCGGAGAGGATACGGGAGGCGCTGGAGAGGCACGGGGAACTTAGGCGATGCGAACCGCCCCGGGGGGCGGGCCCGGCGCGTTACTTCCGCCTCCCGGGCGCTCGCGGCACCATCGGCTTCATATCCCCGGTGAGCTCGCATTTCTGTCCCCAGTGCAACCGCCTGCGCCTCACCGCGGACGGGAAACTCAAGCCCTGCCTCTTCTCCCCCTCGGAGACCGACCTCCTGGCGATCATGCGGGAGGGAGGCAGCGACGCCGACATCCTCGCCGCCCTGCAGGCCTCCCTGGCCGCCAAGCCGCGCGACCACGGGGGGCTGGCCAGCGGCGCCCCGGGCAGGACCATGTCCCAGATAGGAGGTTGA
- a CDS encoding MOSC domain-containing protein: MAEGRIEAVCVSAEKHVQKQAVDRVVLVPDKGIEGDAHYGFGHRQVSLLADESVDKMREKGVKDLKPGAFGENLLTRGIDLLSLQIGDRLRVGDMVVLEVSQVGKECVDRCAIYYAAGDCIMPREGIFARVIEGGAVVPGDAVRKEG; this comes from the coding sequence ATGGCGGAGGGAAGGATAGAGGCGGTCTGCGTCAGCGCGGAAAAGCACGTGCAGAAACAGGCGGTGGACCGGGTAGTGCTGGTCCCCGATAAGGGCATCGAGGGCGACGCGCATTACGGCTTCGGCCACCGCCAGGTAAGCCTGCTGGCGGACGAGAGCGTGGACAAGATGCGGGAAAAGGGCGTCAAGGACCTCAAGCCCGGGGCCTTCGGGGAGAACCTCCTCACCCGGGGCATCGACCTCCTCTCGCTGCAGATAGGGGACCGCCTGCGGGTGGGCGACATGGTGGTCCTAGAGGTCTCACAGGTGGGCAAGGAATGCGTCGACCGCTGCGCCATCTACTATGCCGCGGGCGACTGCATCATGCCCCGCGAGGGGATCTTCGCGCGGGTGATCGAAGGCGGGGCTGTCGTGCCCGGAGACGCGGTGCGGAAAGAGGGATAG